AACGGTCGCGCGACGATAGCGGCTTGCGCATCTGGACCTTGTCGAACAGCCGACGGACATCCTTGTGGAACGTGTCGAAGCCCTCACCCTGGAAAATCTTGATGAGGAAATCGCCACCGGGGCGCAACACTCGCCCTGCCAGATCCAGCGCCAGTTCGCAGAGAAACATGGCGCGCGGCATGTCCACGGCGCTCAATCCACTCATATTGGGGGCCATATCGGAAATCACAAGGTCTACCTGCGTATTACCTACCGCTTCGAGAATCTGCGCCAGCACGGCGTCTTCGGTGAAATCGCCGCGAATGAAGGTGACATCAGGGATGCTGTCCATCTCCAGGATGTCCGAAGCGATCAACCGCCCCTGGCCGCCGATCAGACGGCTGGTGACCTGCGACCAGCCCCCCGGTGCCGCACCGAGATCGATGACCGTCATGCCTGGGCGAATGATCTTGTCCTTGTCCTGGATCTCCAGGAGCTTATAGCTGGCACGCGAACGATAGCCGTCCTTTTGCGCCATTTTTACGTATTTGTCGTCGAAATGTTCTTTCAGCCAGCTATGGCTTGACTTGGAACGG
The Pseudomonas sp. DTU_2021_1001937_2_SI_NGA_ILE_001 DNA segment above includes these coding regions:
- the rlmE gene encoding 23S rRNA (uridine(2552)-2'-O)-methyltransferase RlmE, giving the protein MARSKSSHSWLKEHFDDKYVKMAQKDGYRSRASYKLLEIQDKDKIIRPGMTVIDLGAAPGGWSQVTSRLIGGQGRLIASDILEMDSIPDVTFIRGDFTEDAVLAQILEAVGNTQVDLVISDMAPNMSGLSAVDMPRAMFLCELALDLAGRVLRPGGDFLIKIFQGEGFDTFHKDVRRLFDKVQMRKPLSSRDRSREQYLLARGFRGIEGSASDERL